A window from Prochlorococcus marinus CUG1435 encodes these proteins:
- a CDS encoding class I SAM-dependent methyltransferase, whose product MYFPFRYSLNIEKQILWYLLAIIFFSKSYKKILDAGCGLGQNIRFFKFEKYLGIDIDPKRIARNKVKFNINKINFKSHDVIKEVPNFNNNYNLVVLIQVLTNSFFNKNEVKTALKNLIEVCQEKFVFNTSSKNTENIHEINNLLDKSNLKYKTINYGIPKNLRKIKLPLISQLIALIYLLFILINNKIMSNVKILYICEIR is encoded by the coding sequence ATGTATTTCCCTTTTAGATATTCATTAAATATAGAGAAACAAATTCTTTGGTATTTGTTAGCAATTATTTTCTTTTCTAAGAGTTACAAAAAAATATTAGATGCTGGTTGTGGCCTTGGACAAAATATAAGGTTTTTTAAGTTTGAGAAATATCTGGGTATAGATATAGATCCAAAGAGAATAGCTAGAAATAAAGTCAAATTTAATATTAATAAAATAAATTTCAAATCACATGATGTTATTAAAGAAGTTCCTAATTTCAATAATAATTATAATTTAGTGGTATTAATTCAAGTTTTGACTAACTCTTTTTTTAATAAAAATGAAGTTAAGACAGCTTTAAAAAATCTTATTGAAGTTTGTCAGGAAAAATTCGTCTTTAATACTAGCAGTAAAAATACTGAAAATATTCATGAAATAAATAATTTACTGGATAAATCAAATTTAAAATATAAGACAATTAATTATGGGATACCTAAAAATTTGAGGAAAATAAAGTTGCCATTAATATCACAATTAATCGCATTAATATATTTGTTATTTATTTTGATTAATAATAAAATAATGAGCAACGTAAAGATTTTATATATATGCGAGATAAGATAA